The proteins below come from a single Balaenoptera musculus isolate JJ_BM4_2016_0621 chromosome 1, mBalMus1.pri.v3, whole genome shotgun sequence genomic window:
- the TMEM9 gene encoding proton-transporting V-type ATPase complex assembly regulator TMEM9 isoform X2 produces the protein MKLLCLVAVVGSLLVPPAQANKSSEDIRCKCICPPYRNISGHIYNQNVSQKDCNCLHVVEPMPVPGHDVEAYCLLCECKYEERSTTTIKVIIVIYLSVVGALLLYMAFLMLVDPLIRKPDAYTERLHNEEENEDARSVAAATFSGPRANTVLERVEGAQQRWKLQVQEQRKTVFDRHKMLS, from the exons ATGAAGCTCCTGTGTTTGGTGGCCGTGGTCGGAAGTCTGCTGGTGCCCCCAGCCCAAGCCAACAAG AGTTCTGAAGATATCCGGTGCAAATGCATCTGTCCACCATATAGAAACATCAGTGGACACATTTACAACCAGAATGTGTCACAGAAGGACTG CAACTGCCTGCACGTGGTGGAGCCCATGCCGGTGCCCGGCCACGACGTGGAGGCCTACTGCCTGCTGTGCGAGTGCAAGTACGAGGAGCGgagcaccaccaccatcaag GTCATCATCGTCATCTACCTGTCGGTGGTGGGCGCCCTCCTGCTCTACATGGCCTTCCTGATGCTGGTGGACCCTCTGATCCGAAAGCCGGATGCCTACACCGAGCGGCTGCACAACGAGGAGGAGAACGAG GACGCTCGCTCCGTGGCGGCCGCCACCTTCTCCGGGCCCCGGGCGAACACGGTCCTGGAGCGCGTGGAGGGAGCGCAGCAGCGGTGGAAGCTGCAGGTGCAGGAGCAGCGGAAGACGGTCTTCGACCGGCACAAGATGCTCAGCTAG
- the TMEM9 gene encoding proton-transporting V-type ATPase complex assembly regulator TMEM9 isoform X1: MREGGGTRDGGRWPALSGGPEARGPAQQAPRPGAPVWLWKSRPGGEGSAFADQAWKAQNPGPSSHPLPVPEQGGSLRGRGCCVAARPFSASVFLFQVGGLAGPESLRSMKLLCLVAVVGSLLVPPAQANKSSEDIRCKCICPPYRNISGHIYNQNVSQKDCNCLHVVEPMPVPGHDVEAYCLLCECKYEERSTTTIKVIIVIYLSVVGALLLYMAFLMLVDPLIRKPDAYTERLHNEEENEDARSVAAATFSGPRANTVLERVEGAQQRWKLQVQEQRKTVFDRHKMLS; this comes from the exons ATGAGGGAGGGCGGAGGAACGCGAGATGGGGGTCGCTGGCCGGCCTTGTCCGGCGGACCCGAGGCCCGTGGCCCCGCCCAGCAGGCCCCGCGGCCCGGCGCGCCAGTTTGGCTGTGGAAGTCGaggcctgggggagagggaagcgcCTTCGCGGACCAGGCTTGGAAGGCCCAGAACCCCGGGCCCAGCTCCCACCCACTTCCCGTGCCCGAGCAGGGCGGTTCGCTCCGGGGCCGAGGGTGCTGCGTGGCCGCCCGCCCCTTCTCCGCCTCAGTATTTCTCTTCCAGGTGGGCGGTCTTGCCGGCCCCGAAAGTCTGAGAAGCATGAAGCTCCTGTGTTTGGTGGCCGTGGTCGGAAGTCTGCTGGTGCCCCCAGCCCAAGCCAACAAG AGTTCTGAAGATATCCGGTGCAAATGCATCTGTCCACCATATAGAAACATCAGTGGACACATTTACAACCAGAATGTGTCACAGAAGGACTG CAACTGCCTGCACGTGGTGGAGCCCATGCCGGTGCCCGGCCACGACGTGGAGGCCTACTGCCTGCTGTGCGAGTGCAAGTACGAGGAGCGgagcaccaccaccatcaag GTCATCATCGTCATCTACCTGTCGGTGGTGGGCGCCCTCCTGCTCTACATGGCCTTCCTGATGCTGGTGGACCCTCTGATCCGAAAGCCGGATGCCTACACCGAGCGGCTGCACAACGAGGAGGAGAACGAG GACGCTCGCTCCGTGGCGGCCGCCACCTTCTCCGGGCCCCGGGCGAACACGGTCCTGGAGCGCGTGGAGGGAGCGCAGCAGCGGTGGAAGCTGCAGGTGCAGGAGCAGCGGAAGACGGTCTTCGACCGGCACAAGATGCTCAGCTAG